The sequence GCAAAAAGCAGCCAATTCCAGTTATTTTAGACAGCAAATTAAAAATCCATTTGACAGCAAAAGTCCTTCAAAACAAAAGTGTAATTATTGCCACAACAAAAGCGAGAGATAAGAAAAAGCAGGAAGCGTTGGAGAAAAAAGGAGTACGATTCATTGTCACAGAAGGGGTTCATGTCGCGCTCAAAGAAGTCTTCAAAAAACTTCCTGAATTAGGCATTCTCTCTGTCCTTATAGAGGGTGGCGCGGAAGTAAACGCCGCATGTCTAGAACAAAAATTCATAGATAGAATCTGTTTTTTTATCGCGCCAAAGATATATGGAACAGGGGTGCCTGTGTTTGAAACAACAAAGAAGTTGATGGAGAAGGAAATAAGGCTCACCAATGTCTACTACACGCAAGTAGGCAAAGATATCTGTGTCGAAGCGGATATAGAGTAAGGCACGGTTTAATACAAGAAAATATATAAATGAACAGCAATTTTTTGAATCAATAAGACAATTATAAGCGTATCCTTGGAGGAGAAGATCATGAAATACACACGATTTGAGAAGACACGAATCATTGGTGCTCGCGCGTTGCAGATTGCGATGGGTGCTCCGTTTAACATTGATCTTTCTGAGAAAGACCTTGAAGCTATCCGTTTTAATCCTATAGAAATCGCGAAGCTTGAATTCGAAAAAGGAGTTGTTCCTATTGACATCAAGCGAACTTCTGTAAAGCCTGCAAGCAAGTAATTTCAAGCAGAGATCAATAACTTTATAATTTCTAAATTCTTTAGTATTGTCAGAGGTGTTTCCTATGAAGAAAGTGTTGACGCGATTTTTGGACAGACTTGCAGGTGTTGAGGATAACGGAGCTTCTTATGGTCAGGCCTCCAATGCATCGAATTTTGAAGATGAGTATGTCACAGTTGATCTGAGTGAGCAGCAGATGAAGCAGCTTGAAGAAGGAAAGCATGGACAGCTGACAATAAAAGTGCACAAACTCAAATCAGACATGGAATATCAGATAATTCTTGATATGGTTCGAAACAACAGCATTGTTGTTCTGGATATATCGATGCTAAAGAACAGCGACTTTACTGGACTCAAAATGCTGAGCAATAAGCTGAAGCAAAAATGTGAAGAAATGCGCTGGGGTCTTGGCGCGCTCAGCAATGATTTGCTTATGGTCACGCCATCAACAGTAAAGTTTGAGAAGCGAAAACAGGAAGCGACTCCTGAAGCAGAAGTAAAGGGATTCTAAATTCAAAGAAAGAGTTTAGAAGTTATTTTTCTTCTTTCAAAATTTTACATTTTGTAAACCTAAAACAATCAAACCCATTCTTTCCTTCTGAAATAATAAAGCATGCCAATAGTAAAAACAATCATAACGACCCATGCTGTAGGATAACTCCATTTCCAATGCAGTTCTGGCATAAACTCAAAATTCATCCCATACCACGTACCTATAACTGT is a genomic window of Candidatus Woesearchaeota archaeon containing:
- a CDS encoding DNA-directed RNA polymerase subunit K; this encodes MKYTRFEKTRIIGARALQIAMGAPFNIDLSEKDLEAIRFNPIEIAKLEFEKGVVPIDIKRTSVKPASK
- the sepF gene encoding cell division protein SepF, coding for MKKVLTRFLDRLAGVEDNGASYGQASNASNFEDEYVTVDLSEQQMKQLEEGKHGQLTIKVHKLKSDMEYQIILDMVRNNSIVVLDISMLKNSDFTGLKMLSNKLKQKCEEMRWGLGALSNDLLMVTPSTVKFEKRKQEATPEAEVKGF